One Baekduia alba genomic window, CCCAGCGCGGCGAACAGGACGATCCGGAGGGTCGACAACGTGGGCAGAAGCTAGAGCCGTTCACACGTTCGGGTGGTACGGCTGACCCCCCTCCTGGCATCCCCACTGTCGGCCTCCCCCGATTAGGGGATCCCCTGGAAATGGACGCCTAATGCCGGTTGGCCGGGGCGTCCACCGGGGCGCCCGAGCGAGGGCCGTCGCGCTAGCGGCCCGAGGAGCCGAAGCCGGCTTCGCCGCGGTCGTCCGGCGACGGCGGCAGCTCGTCCACGACGCTCAGCGCCGGGGTCCAGACCGGGACCAGCAGCAGCTGCGCGATCCGGTCGCCGACCTCCACCGCGAACGGCTCGGCGCCCGCGTTGTGCAGCGCGACGCGCAGCTCACCGCGGTAGTTGGGGTCGATGAGCCCGGGCGCGTTCAGGGGGTGGATGCCGTGGTTGGCGGCCAGCCCGGAGCGCGGCGTGACCAGCCCGGCGAGCCCGGGCGGGATCGCGACCGCGACGCCCGTCCCGACCAGCCGGCGCGCGCCCGGCGCCAGCACGCACGCCTCGACCGACGCGAGGTCGTAGCCGGCGTCGTGGGCCCGGCCGCGCGCGGGCGCCTTGGCGTCGGGGTGCAGCAGGCGCACCGCGAGCGCGGCGGTCGCCAGGGCGGTGGCGTCGACGGCGGTCACCGCCGCGATGATGCCGCGCCGGAGCGCCGGTCGCGCGCGGCGAACCCGCTCACACCGAGAATCGCTGGTAGCGCTCCGCCACCGCGGCCGGGAGCCGCGCGACGACGTGGACGCCCTCGGCGGTGTCCTCGCGATGGAGGTCGCCGGCCACGTCGTGCAGCTCGGCCAGGCGGCCGCCCTCGGAGTAGGGCAGCAGCAGCTCGACGGACTGCAGCGTCCGCGCGAAGGCGTGCTCGATCGCCTCCTCCAGCGCCGGCACCCCTTCGCCGGTCAGCGCGCTCACCTGCACGCCGTCGGGATGGCGGTGGCCGAGCTCCAGGCGCTGCTCGGCGTCGAGCTGGTCGACCTTGTTGACCACCAGCAGCCGCGGGCGGTCGCCGGCGCCGATCTCCTCCAGCGTGTCCTCGACCGCGCGCAGCATCTCCATGCGGTCGTCCTCCTCGGCCGAGCCGTCGACGACGTGGAGGATCAGGTCGGCGAGGCGCGTCTCCTCCAGCGTCGCGCCGAACGCGTCGACCAGCTGGTGGGGCAGCTTGCGGATGAAGCCGACGGTGTCGGTCAGCAGGTACGGGCGCCCGTCGATCGACAGCTGGCGCGTCGTCGGGTCCAAGGTG contains:
- the dut gene encoding dUTP diphosphatase, with amino-acid sequence MTAVDATALATAALAVRLLHPDAKAPARGRAHDAGYDLASVEACVLAPGARRLVGTGVAVAIPPGLAGLVTPRSGLAANHGIHPLNAPGLIDPNYRGELRVALHNAGAEPFAVEVGDRIAQLLLVPVWTPALSVVDELPPSPDDRGEAGFGSSGR